One region of Gossypium raimondii isolate GPD5lz chromosome 6, ASM2569854v1, whole genome shotgun sequence genomic DNA includes:
- the LOC105773994 gene encoding vacuolar protein sorting-associated protein 32 homolog 2, which yields MFNRLFGKPKQEANALTTLDKLNETLEMLEKKEKVLVKKAAAEVEKAKEFAKGRNKRAAIQCLKRKRLYEQQIEQLGNFQLRIHDQMIMLEGAKATTETVDALRTGAAAMKAMQKATNIDDVDKTMDEINEQTENMKQIQEALSTPIGAAADFDEDELEAELEELEGAELEEQLLQPATTAPAAPVQVPAGRQPARPIPQKRTAEEDELAALQAEMAL from the exons ATGTTTAACAGGCTTTTCGGGAAACCCAAGCAGGAAGCAAATGCTCTAACCAcgttagacaaattaaatgag ACCCTTGAAATGCTTGAGAAGAAGGAGAAAGTACTTGTGAAAAAGGCTGCTGCTGAGGTTGAAAAGGCCAAGGAATTTGCCAAAGGGAGAAACAAGAGAG CGGCTATACAGTGCTTGAAGAGGAAGAGACTATATGAACAGCAAATAGAGCAGCTTGGAAACTTCCAGCTTCGTATTCATGATCAA ATGATAATGTTAGAAGGTGCTAAAGCCACAACTGAAACTGTAGATGCATTGAGAACTGGAGCAGCTGCAATGAAGGCAATGCAGAAAGCAAC GAATATAGATGATGTTGACAAAACAATGGACGAGATCAATGAACAAACTGAAAACATGAAACAGATTCAGGAAGCACTGTCAACTCCTATTGGAGCTGCAGCTGATTTTGACGAG GATGAATTGGAGGCAGAACTTGAAGAACTTGAAGGTGCTGAGTTGGAAGAACAACTTCTCCAGCCTGCAACAACTGCTCCTGCAGCTCCAGTGCAGGTGCCTGCTGGTAGGCAACCAGCTCGTCCTATTCCTCAAAAGCGCACTGCTGAGGAAGATGAACTTGCTGCATTGCAGGCTGAGATGGCACTTTAA